The genomic interval GGACGCGGTGGCCCGGTATCCAGGCAGGCGGGCTTGCCGTTCGGTCGGTCAACATACTGTTGGGGACTGGCGCCCATCTTACTTTGGCGCCTGCCCCCGTTTTGGGAGTGGGACAGGCACCGCCGAATACGGCGGAGCCTGTCCCCTATCTCCGCGCGCCTGTCTCGCATGGCGACTGCGCGATTTCGCGACGAACCGTCATGAATAATGCTGGTTAGGCGTCGGAATGTGTGCCATCTGGCGGACTGGATGTGTGGAGTTTGACTCCCCGGAAATCCCTGTGGTACGGTCAACATCTGTGTATTCGCCAAGTTAGTGAGGAGTTTCCGTTATGGCGGTTGAAAAAGATCTGAAGACCATTCTTGGAAAATTGAAGTACTCAGACGACGCCAAAGTGCTCGCACAGATTTCAGAAAATACTAAACAGGTCCATGCTCGCATGGCCGGCATCACGCACAAGTTGGTCGTCATGAGTGGGAAGGGCGGGGTGGGTAAGAGCATGACCACGGTCAATCTGGCCTTGGCTTTTGCTCGGCAGGGCATGAAGGTCGGACTTTTAGACGTGGATCTGAATGGGCCTTGTGTGCCTCGCATGTTGGGCTTGCACGGTCAGTCATTAACGATGACGCCTGAGGGCGCGGTTCCCCCGGTTGGGCCCCTCGGTCTGAAAGTCGCGTCGATGGATTTCTTCTTGGATGATGCATCGCCGGTTCGTTGGAAAGGGCCGATGGATGTCAGCCCGGTCTGGTTAGGGTTGATGGAAATGAATGTCATTCGAGAATTCCTGGCTGATGTCGTCTGGGGTGAGCTCGATTATCTGCTGGTCGATCTCCCTCCTGGGGCTGCGGCGGACAAGCCGCCGGTCATTGCCGGGTTTATTCCTGACCTGGCGGGAGCGATTGTCGTCACGACGCCATCAGAAGTGGCATCGGATGTGGTGCAGAAGTCGGTCACCTATGCCCGCGACATCGGTATCAAGGTCATGGGCATGGTCGAAAATATGAGCGAGTATCGCTGTCCTTCTTGTGGTGAAGTGAACGAGTTGTTCGAGGGCAATACCGAGGCGATGTGTGAGATGCTAGACCTGCCGTTGCTCGGACGGATTCCCTTCGACCGGAAACTCGCGCGCACGTTCGACAAGGGGGAGCCATTGCTCGACGAAACCTATCCGACGATTCAACGCTACCAAGATATTGCCGGGCGTATCAGAACGTTACTCGATTACAAGAAGGTGCTGGCTGATAAACTGTGATGCAATGCATCGAAGAGGAGACCCATGAAATTCGTATGCCTCAACTGTGAAACCTACATGAACTTTGAGAAGGTGGAAAAGCCTGGAGAGGATTCGCTCGGCGTGTTCTTCGGTTGTCCCTCTTGCAATGCCAAGTTTTCCATGGTCACGAATGCAGGCGAAACTCAGATGGTCAGTTCTCTCGGGGTGAAGCTGGGTGGGCGTACCGTTGAGGCTGAGCCGTTCGAGATGACTCGGGGCACGCTGAAAGACGAAGTAGCCGCAGGCTCTGGTCAGATGGCAGCGTATTTGAACGAGAAGATCCAAGGTGGTCAGCCAGCGGTCGCAGCAGCGACGGCTACACCGGCAGCCAAGCCTGGAGAGAAGTCCGGCGGCGGTTGCCCCTTCTCCGCGATGGTGGCTGAAATGGGCCTCACTTCCAGCGGGAAGCCCGGTAACGCCGGAGCGGCGACTTCGGAGTTCGCCTGGTCGCCCGATGCGAAGGAAAAGCTCGACCGGCTTCCTTCGTTCGTGAAGCCGATGGTACAGAGCAGTGTGGAGGCCTATGCTCGTAAGCAGGGATACAAGACCATCACGTTACAAGTGATGGACGACTCCAAGAACGACTCGAGCAATGGAACTAGCTGGACGCCAGAAGCCGAGAAGCGGCTTGAAAACATTCCGGACTTTATCCGTCCCATGGCCCGTAAGGAAGTCGAGCGGGTGGCGAAGGAGCGCGGGATGGCGACTATTACGGCCCAAGTGATGGATGACGTGAAGGAGAAGTTCCTCAAGTTTATGTAGGGACAGGACCCATCCGAAAGTGCCCGCAAAGGCCCATCCAGTTTTTCTGGATGGGCCTTTCAATTGATGCCCCTGCCCCCCCTTGCAGGTTACGAGCCGATTCCCCTACAGTGGGCTGCATGATCCGCACATTTCAGGGAATAAAACCCATCATCCCCGACTCCTGTTTTATCGACGAAACAGGCGTCGTCATCGGCGATGTGGTGGTGGGTGAGTACTGTAGTGTCTGGTTCCATGCCGTCGTTCGAGGAGACGTGCACTTTATCAGGATTGGTGACAGGACAAACGTGCAGGATCTCTGCATGCTCCATGTCACCCACGATACCCATCCGCTGATCATCGGCAACGAGGTGACGATCGGCCATGGGGCCATCCTCCACGGCTGCACGATTAAAGATCGTGTGCTGATTGGCATGGGAGCTATTATCATGGACGGCGCCGTAATCGGAGAAGACTCTATCGTGGGAGCCGGAGCCCTGATCACAGAACAAACCATTGTGCCACCCAAGAGCCTGATCCTTGGTTCGCCCGCGAAGGTGAAACGACCGGTCACGGTGGAAGAACTCGCGTGGATTAAGGAGTCGGCGGAGAACTACGTGAAGTACGCGGGCCAGTATATGGACAGCACCTCAAAAGCCAAACCGGGTTTCCGAATCTCATAGCCCGGTCTATCCGCGCTTCACGCTTCACGAACGACGCTTCACCTCTTTATCCCTTGCCAATTTCAATGAAACAGATTGGATCACCCACCAGTGCCGTCGGATATTCATGTCTTCCAACCCGATAGGTCACTCGATGCTGGTGGCACCACTCTGCAATCCAGAGAACTTCTTCTGTGGTTGTCGTGACGAAACCAGGCCGCGTGAGTTTTCCCATACAACGTGCAACCAGGGCACGCACGGTACGACGTTCTTTGCCAAACTTCAGCGGGTCGAGGGTCAGCGGATTGCCTCGGCCGTACGACAGAGGCGACAGATGTGGGAACCGTTCAGGGTCGTTC from Nitrospirota bacterium carries:
- a CDS encoding gamma carbonic anhydrase family protein; this encodes MIRTFQGIKPIIPDSCFIDETGVVIGDVVVGEYCSVWFHAVVRGDVHFIRIGDRTNVQDLCMLHVTHDTHPLIIGNEVTIGHGAILHGCTIKDRVLIGMGAIIMDGAVIGEDSIVGAGALITEQTIVPPKSLILGSPAKVKRPVTVEELAWIKESAENYVKYAGQYMDSTSKAKPGFRIS
- a CDS encoding PCP reductase family protein produces the protein MKFVCLNCETYMNFEKVEKPGEDSLGVFFGCPSCNAKFSMVTNAGETQMVSSLGVKLGGRTVEAEPFEMTRGTLKDEVAAGSGQMAAYLNEKIQGGQPAVAAATATPAAKPGEKSGGGCPFSAMVAEMGLTSSGKPGNAGAATSEFAWSPDAKEKLDRLPSFVKPMVQSSVEAYARKQGYKTITLQVMDDSKNDSSNGTSWTPEAEKRLENIPDFIRPMARKEVERVAKERGMATITAQVMDDVKEKFLKFM
- a CDS encoding Mrp/NBP35 family ATP-binding protein, coding for MAVEKDLKTILGKLKYSDDAKVLAQISENTKQVHARMAGITHKLVVMSGKGGVGKSMTTVNLALAFARQGMKVGLLDVDLNGPCVPRMLGLHGQSLTMTPEGAVPPVGPLGLKVASMDFFLDDASPVRWKGPMDVSPVWLGLMEMNVIREFLADVVWGELDYLLVDLPPGAAADKPPVIAGFIPDLAGAIVVTTPSEVASDVVQKSVTYARDIGIKVMGMVENMSEYRCPSCGEVNELFEGNTEAMCEMLDLPLLGRIPFDRKLARTFDKGEPLLDETYPTIQRYQDIAGRIRTLLDYKKVLADKL